The segment ACATTTCCCTTGGTTAAGACATACTTTGAAGTCACATTTCCCTTGGTTAAGACATACTTTGAAGTCACATTTCCCTTGGTTAAGACATACTTTGAAGTCACATTTCCCTTGGTTAAGACATACTTTAAAGTCACATTTCCCTTGGTTAAGTCATACTTTAAAGTCACATTTCCCTTGGTTAAGACATACTTTAAAGTCACATTTCTCTTGGTTAAGACATACTTTAAAGTCACATTTCCCTTGGTTAAGACATACTTTAAAGTCACATTTCCCTTGGTTAAGACATACTTTAAAGTCACATTTCCCTTGGTTAAGACATACTTTAAAGTCACATTTCCCTTGGTTAAGACATACTTTAAAGTCACATTTCCCTTGGTTAAGACATACTTTAAAGTCACATTTCCCTTGGTTAAGACATACTTTAAAGTCACATTTCCCTTGGTTAAGACATACTTTGAAGTCACATTTCCCTTGGTTAAGACATACTTTGAAGTCACATTTCCCTTGGTTAAGACATACTTTGAAGTCACATTTCCCTTGGTTAAGACATACTTTGAAGTCACATTTCCCTTGGTTAAGACATACTTTAAAGTCACATTTCCCTTGGTTAAGTCATACTTTAAAGTCACATTTCCCTTGGTTAAGTCATACTTTAAAGTCACATTTCCCTTGGTTAAGACATACTTTAAAGTCACATTTCCCTTGGTTAAGACATACTTTAAAGTCACATTTCCCTTGGTTAAGTCATACTTTAAAGTCACATTTCCCTTGGTTAAGACATACTTTGAAGTCATATTTCTAGCATATTAAAACATCAGTTGTTTTTTGTCTTGCTTCCTTTTCAAAATGCAGAGAGAAAGCCACGTTCAACTAAATAGAGAACAGTGATTGACATCTTAAGGGTAGTGATAGAGGACACAAAAAGAAGCATCAAGCAGGAATAGCAGTTTGAGAAAGGTTAAAAGTTGAAAAATAAGAATTGAGACAAACTGTAGcattaacattaattaatttgtttttaaatatgcaATTAAAAGGAAATCTCACAAATACACTGGCAGTGGGCCATGGGAGACAACtagtttttattgttcatttcTATTGTTACTCTACAATAAATAGATGCTCCACTTTTCTTGTACTAGTTGATAGAGCAATAAACAGGGAAACTTGGTCCAGGTGGGAACTAAAATCAAACTAATGACATACAAAGTtacaagaaatgttcatcaATATGCAAATAAGTGGTTAGGAGCTAAACATTAGAAAATCAGCAATGACTTTCATATTTGTTTGGTTTAGAGCATAGTCTACAAAAGTCTACTGTATGTGATCTGCTTAAAGTTCTACAACAGAATGGTGAATAATTACATCTAGATTGTTATAAATAGGTAGAGTATTgatttagaaaattaatttaaaaaaaaaaaggggggggggggaatatgtttttcagttatttttgttgatagataaaaaaagacaaaatgaatGCCAGTATATTacttaaaaagataaaattgtaaaaagatatttttagacataaaaatactcagaagtcaatgaaaatgtattaattttaatattgtaGTTTAACAGTTAAATAAAATGAGTAAACAGATCTcccaaaaaataacaaaaatccATAAAAAGAAATTCTTATTTACAGAATAAAGTTAAATGTCAACAGCCTTATAAAAATAGTCAACAATGAAACACTATAGATTTGAGCCAGCAAGTTTCAACAGATCATACATAACCATGTGATGTGGGGACAATGCATTTGGTTTGTGACAAGCTGTAACATTACATTGCAACCTTTGCTGTGACCGTTGTTGGTGTTGAGGTAGTTGCAAGAGTTGTAGTAGCTGCTGTCTCCGCAGAGTCCACTTTGAAGACAAATGTATCTGTGCTGATACACTGGAACAGGATAACAACATTGAGAAGcaggacaaaccaatacttttcaCTGCCCTGTAGATCCAGAAACAGAACCAATGACATTAACATGATACACAAGGCCCATTACATAAAATGCTTATAAGTAATAGCCACCACACTCACCATTTGtataaataacaagaaaaacatcaaaaattcttttaaaaaaaaaaaaagcgtaattGTACCAAGTCTttatcagtcatgtcattaaatttgttataaatctagactaacaaaaataaatctgtgcgattagaaatatttttagcaattgtttttgtttagcgcaattttatgCTTTCAGCTTTCTCATTGcattatgatcctattactttctcaatgcactatgatcctatcactttctcaatgcactatgatcctataaatttctcaatgcactatgatcctatcactttctcaatgcactatgatcctatcactttctcaatgcactatgatcctatcactttgtcaatgcgctatgatcctatcactttgtcaatgcattatgatcctatcactttctcaatgcattatgatcctatcactttctcaatgcattatgatcctatcactttctcaatgcgctatgatcctatcacttgtctcaatgcgctatgatcccatcacttgtctcaatgcgctatgatcctatcacttgtctcaatgcgctatgatcctatcactttgtcaatgcgctataatcctatcactttctcaatgcgctataatcctatcacttgtctcaatgcgctatgatcctatcacttgtctcaatgcgctatgatcctatcacttgtctcaatgcgctatgatcctatcacttgtctcaatgcactatgatcctatcacttgtctcaatgcgctatgatcctatcacttgtctcaatgcgctatgatcctatcactttctcaatgcgctatgatcctatcactttctcaatgctttatgatcctatcactttctcattaccctatgatcctatcactttctcaatgcattatgatcctatcactttctcattaccctatgatcctatcactttctcaatgcactatgatcctatcactttctcaatgcactatgatgtTACTGAATGTTTGCTGAATGTtactgtgatcgctttttaatgcattaaaaaaaataatctcagaGCTCAGGCCTCCTCAGGGGGACAAATTCAATTTATTCCACCACATCtctcaagtacaatttctttcccttgttcaataccaaacaaaacaataaattaccaatagttaattacctaatttgttaattttttatttttttttattaatgtcaggtacaagatATAATTGTGAAAAATATCAATGTGGTCTCAGATtgaatgtgggagaaataaggagtacaaactatttaccagacagacaaacagatagaatgatttgatataagctatgtaataACCAATACAAAGTGTATAACCAATGACAATTATAAATGCACATATAAAAAATGACACCTGCAAATACCATTTGTAATAGTTGCTAGAAACAAAGAAACTACCCAGGTCCTCAAAAGTCCTACAAACATTGCTAGATAGAGTCTATGTCTTAATGGTAGGTGCAAGAGAGTTACTCTCATTACCATAGTCCAGTATATGATGTAAGTATGACAAATATGTGTGAAATTTCCAATGCCATGAATCCTTGAGATTAGATGAATAGACTACTTTAGACATAATGTATGCAGCTTTCctaatataagaaaataattatttctcaTTAACTAATGATCCAAAACTATAAATAtcaaaagattattattaatacttaCCAGATCCCCAGTTCTGTACCACCAATTCTAAGAAATATGAATAGTtaattaaaatgtgattttttaatCTCAATGATAGTTTATGGCTGCAGCAGTATAAGACTAGAGAATggttaattaaactttaaaatttgtaaGTTGTCAAAATCTATACgttaattcattttattttgtctcaATGTCACCTATTTTAGTTGGGATGTACAACAATTATAGCCAACCTAGGAGTGTGTAGGAATACTTCTAGTCTAGAAGCTAATTTTCTTAGTTGCCTAGTGAATAAGAAACACATCTGAGTAGCATTTAGTTGAAGtttgggtattttttttttaagttataatttATGAGTTACTGAAAGTCAGCTGAAAGTCAAATGTTCCACGTAGGCTGTTCTACAATGTATGAGTTACTGAAAGTCAAATGTTCCACATAGGTTGTTCTACAATGTATGAGTTACTGAAAGTCAAATGTTCCACATAGGTTGTTCTACAATGTATGAGCTACTGAAAGTCAAATGTTCCACATAGGTTGTTCTACAATGTATGAGTTACTGAAAGTCAAATGTTCCACATAGGTTGTTCTACAATGTATGAGTTACTGAAAGTCAAATGTTCCACATAGGTTGTTCTACAATGTATGAGTTACTGAAAGTCAAATGTTCCACATAGGTTGTTCTACAATGTATGAGTTACTGAAAGTCAAATGTTCCACATAGGTTGTTCTACAATGTATGAGTTAATGAAAGTCAAATGTTCCACATAGGTTGTTCTACAATGTATGAGTTACTAAAAGTCAAATGTTCCACATAGGTTGTTCTACAATGTATGAGTTACTGAAAGTCAGCTGAAAGTTAAATGTTCCATGTAGGTTGTTATAAAATTCTTAGTTTCTTTTTCCATCAAAGGTTCCTGCACTTCATCATGGACAAAAGATGACAAGATAACTCTACAAATAATGGTGTTTGGTTGATGCCAGTGTAGAAATAATTCTTCTAGAGTGACTAGGTGGAGGATGGTGTAACAGATGTGCCTCCCCAacaaatgctttaaagaccacATAGGACACATATTTGAGATGACAAGGAAAACTACCACTGTAGacaaaaatagtaaaaagaaaaattcaattGCCCCCCAAGACAAACTAGGTTGTCACATCTGGGTCTGTGTAACCAAATGAACTAAACACTTATCATGTTACAGCATGTATTTAGACAATATATCGCCACTAAAATGTATCTAAGGTGAGGAATAATGAAATATTACTGTTCTGGCTGGCAACTACatagaagccattaaaaaaatacacaaattaaAAGTGAACATTATTAGGTTAGtaaaaaatcttattaaaaATATGCACAGatacacaaatatatatgtGCATATTGAAAGCACACATACATAAACAAGCTGATTGTATCATTGAAGACAAAAAGGTGAATGTAACTGATTTTGTACAGAAAAAGATCTTGGTTTAAATAATGAGTTACAAGTTTAATCTGAAATGAAAGAATGTCAAATATTGAAAGAAAGTAACTTACCACAACTAGATATACTAGAATGCtgactgtataaaaaaaaaaaaaaaaaaaagtgcatgtCAAGGCAAGATGAAACTATGTAAAGGTCTTAGAAGTAACTAAATGACATTCCTTGACTTCCttcctttgtttttttagatctacctattttttttatttgtgtattttttggtaaaactcaaatgaattttttacttCATACTTTGCTTTCACAAATGTAAGCATGTTTAAGTTTTGTGGATTGTTTAATGAAgtctaacattaaaaaaaaaaaaaaatgtacaaacttaagtttaaaaaaattgaaaaaaatattaataatggaCTAAAAATGATTTTCTTAGGTACTGCTTGTTTTTGCAAATCTTGGATGCTGACCGCAGAATTAGAGAAGAGGCTCCTAGGAATTGAGATTCTGTAGAAGGATCCTAAGAATCACCTACAGCACCACAAATGAGGAAATTTGAAACAGGATGACAATGGCTCTTggccaaggcaaaagacagagaggaatggaaaagACATCCAACAGATTATGTTTGGTGCCACAACAGACTTGAAAGAAGAGGAAGTT is part of the Biomphalaria glabrata chromosome 2, xgBioGlab47.1, whole genome shotgun sequence genome and harbors:
- the LOC106065465 gene encoding uncharacterized protein LOC106065465, translated to MSTKATVPDEKAVFHEINPRTVLIVRIVNAITLIMILIAVIACFVQGHKNSFYYLLVCNLIISILVYLVVNWWYRTGDLGSEKYWFVLLLNVVILFQCISTDTFVFKVDSAETAATTTLATTSTPTTVTAKVAM